The Salvelinus sp. IW2-2015 linkage group LG15, ASM291031v2, whole genome shotgun sequence genome includes a region encoding these proteins:
- the ncs1b gene encoding neuronal calcium sensor 1, with amino-acid sequence MGKSNSKLKQEVVEELTRKTYFTEKEVQQWYKGFIKDCPSGQLDAVGFQNIYKQFFPFGDPTKFASFVFNVFDENKDGRIEFSEFIQALSVTSRGTLDEKLRWAFKLYDLDNDGYITRDEMLNIVDAIYLMVGNTVELPEEENTPEKRVDRIFAMMDKNADGKLTLQEFQEGSKADPSIVQALSLYDGLV; translated from the exons ATGGGCAAATCAAATAGCAAGCTCAagcaggaggtggtggaggaactGACCAGGAAGACCTACT TTACAGAGAAAGAGGTGCAACAGTG GTACAAAGGCTTTATAAAGGACTGTCCAAGTGGTCAGCTGGATGCTGTGGGCTTTCAGAACATCTACAAGCAGTTCTTCCCTTTTGGTGACCCCACCAAGTTTGCTTCTTTTGTCTTCAACGTCTTTGATGAAAACAAG GACGGACGCATAGAGTTCTCTGAGTTCATCCAGGCCCTGTCGGTGACCTCTCGGGGGACACTGGATGAGAAGCTCAGAT GGGCTTTCAAATTGTATGATCTTGATAACGATGGCTATATCACACGAGACGAGATGTTAAACATCGTAGATGCCATATATCTGATGGTG GGGAACACTGTAGAGTTACCAGAAGAAGAGAATACACCTGAGAAGAGAGTGGACCGTATTTTTGCCATGATGGACAAG AATGCTGATGGCAAGTTGACCCTGCAGGAGTTTCAGGAGGGTTCCAAGGCAGACCCCTCCATTGTGCAGGCACTGTCACTGTACGATGGGCTGGTATAA